Proteins from a genomic interval of Pseudomonas asplenii:
- the ftsA gene encoding cell division protein FtsA, giving the protein MANVQSGKMIVGLDIGTSKVVALVGEVAADGTVEIVGIGTHPSRGLKKGVVVNIESTVQSIQRAVEEAQLMAGCRIHSAFVGVAGNHIRSLNSHGIVAIRDREVSSADLERVLDAAQAVAIPADQRVLHTLPQDYVIDNQEGVREPLGMSGVRLEAKVHVVTCAVNAAQNIEKCVRRCGLEIDDIILEQLASAYSVLTDDEKELGVCLVDIGGGTTDIAIFTEGAIRHTAVIPIAGDQVTNDIAMALRTPTQYAEEIKIRYACALAKLAGAGETIKVPSVGDRPPRELSRQALAEVVEPRYDELFTLIQAELRRSGYEDLIPAGIVLTGGTSKMEGAVELAEEIFHMPVRLGVPHTVKGLSDVVRNPIYSTGVGLLLYGLQKQSDGISLSGYNGGNRNDYRDEEQKAPVLERLKRWVQGNF; this is encoded by the coding sequence ATGGCAAACGTGCAAAGCGGCAAAATGATCGTCGGACTGGATATCGGCACCTCCAAGGTGGTGGCGCTGGTGGGCGAGGTCGCGGCCGATGGCACAGTGGAAATCGTCGGCATCGGTACGCACCCTTCGCGCGGCTTGAAGAAGGGCGTGGTGGTGAATATCGAATCCACCGTGCAGTCGATCCAGCGCGCGGTGGAAGAGGCGCAACTGATGGCCGGTTGCCGGATCCACTCGGCGTTCGTCGGCGTCGCGGGCAATCACATCCGCAGCCTGAACTCCCACGGTATCGTCGCCATCCGTGATCGCGAAGTCAGCTCGGCGGACCTGGAGCGCGTGCTCGATGCCGCCCAGGCCGTGGCGATCCCGGCTGACCAGCGGGTACTGCACACCCTGCCGCAGGACTACGTGATCGACAATCAGGAAGGTGTGCGTGAACCCCTGGGCATGTCCGGCGTACGTCTGGAGGCCAAGGTCCACGTGGTCACCTGCGCAGTGAATGCCGCGCAGAACATCGAGAAGTGCGTGCGTCGTTGCGGCCTGGAAATCGACGACATCATCCTCGAACAACTGGCTTCGGCCTATTCGGTGCTGACCGACGACGAGAAAGAGCTGGGCGTGTGCCTGGTGGACATCGGTGGTGGCACCACCGACATCGCGATCTTCACCGAAGGTGCGATTCGTCATACCGCGGTGATCCCGATTGCCGGTGACCAGGTGACCAACGACATCGCCATGGCGTTGCGCACCCCGACCCAGTATGCCGAAGAGATCAAGATCCGCTACGCCTGTGCCCTGGCCAAGCTGGCCGGTGCCGGCGAAACCATCAAGGTTCCGAGCGTTGGCGATCGTCCACCCCGCGAGCTGTCCCGTCAGGCCCTGGCCGAAGTGGTCGAGCCGCGTTACGACGAACTGTTCACGCTGATCCAGGCCGAACTGCGTCGCAGCGGTTATGAAGACCTGATTCCGGCCGGCATCGTGCTGACCGGCGGTACCTCGAAGATGGAAGGCGCGGTCGAGCTGGCCGAGGAAATTTTCCACATGCCGGTGCGTCTGGGTGTGCCGCATACCGTCAAGGGGCTCTCGGACGTGGTCCGCAACCCGATCTATTCAACTGGGGTAGGGCTGTTGCTGTACGGACTGCAAAAGCAGTCGGACGGCATTTCCCTGTCCGGCTACAACGGCGGCAACAGAAACGACTATCGCGATGAAGAACAGAAAGCACCTGTGCTGGAGCGCCTCAAGCGCTGGGTACAGGGCAACTTTTAA
- a CDS encoding cell division protein FtsQ/DivIB, with the protein MHGAQFRHQSPGPGRNKPVPRGASRMVAKEPVSARLPKANFGFFKRLMWPVLLVALGFGTYEGAQRLLPYADRPISKINVQGDLSYISQQAVQQRIAPYVAASFFTIDLASMRAELETMPWIAHAEVRRVWPDQVVIRLEEQLPVARWGDEALLNNQGQAFAPRELANYEHLPQLFGPQRAQQQVMQQYQVLSQMLRPLGFSIARLELRERGSWFLTTGAGSSGPGIQLLLGRDHLVEKMRRFIAIYEKTLKEQITNIASIDLRYSNGLAVGWREPVAPATDKPAVAKN; encoded by the coding sequence ATGCACGGCGCGCAGTTTCGTCATCAGTCACCGGGTCCCGGCCGTAACAAGCCGGTGCCGCGGGGTGCCAGCCGAATGGTGGCCAAGGAGCCGGTGTCTGCGCGCCTGCCAAAAGCCAATTTCGGCTTTTTCAAGCGCCTGATGTGGCCGGTGTTGCTGGTGGCCCTGGGCTTTGGCACCTATGAAGGCGCCCAGCGTCTGTTGCCCTATGCGGATCGGCCGATCAGCAAGATCAACGTCCAGGGGGACCTGAGCTATATCAGCCAGCAGGCGGTACAGCAGCGGATCGCACCGTATGTCGCGGCGAGCTTCTTCACCATCGACCTGGCAAGCATGCGCGCCGAGCTGGAAACCATGCCGTGGATCGCCCATGCCGAAGTCCGCCGGGTGTGGCCGGACCAGGTGGTGATTCGCCTGGAAGAGCAGTTGCCGGTGGCCCGCTGGGGCGACGAGGCACTGTTGAACAACCAGGGCCAGGCGTTCGCGCCACGGGAACTGGCGAACTACGAGCACCTACCGCAGCTGTTCGGCCCGCAGCGGGCTCAGCAGCAGGTGATGCAGCAGTACCAGGTGCTGAGTCAGATGTTGCGCCCACTGGGCTTCTCCATCGCCCGGCTGGAACTGCGCGAGCGCGGCAGCTGGTTCCTGACCACTGGTGCGGGCAGCTCGGGGCCGGGTATTCAGTTGTTGCTGGGCCGCGACCATCTGGTCGAGAAGATGCGCCGTTTCATTGCCATTTATGAAAAAACGCTGAAAGAACAGATTACGAACATTGCCAGCATCGATCTGCGCTATTCCAACGGCCTGGCCGTCGGATGGCGGGAACCTGTGGCACCCGCGACGGACAAACCCGCCGTTGCGAAGAATTAA
- a CDS encoding D-alanine--D-alanine ligase: protein MTAAYANLFSTLEPKDFGRVAVLFGGKSAERAVSLKSGNAVLEALLGAGVDAFGIDVGEDLLQRLLSEKIDRAFIILHGRGGEDGSMQGLLECLEIPYTGSGILASALAMDKLRTKQVWHSLGIPTPRHAVLGSEADCISAGAELGFPLIVKPAHEGSSIGMAKVTGVDDLIAAWRAAATYDSQVLVEQWIQGPEYTIATLRGQILPPIALGTPHSFYDYDAKYLASDTQYRIPCGLDDTKEKELMDLTAKACEALGIAGWARADVMQDAEGQFWFLEVNTAPGMTDHSLVPMAARAAGLDFQQLVLAILAESVASHPGPRG from the coding sequence ATGACCGCCGCCTACGCCAACCTGTTCTCGACCCTCGAGCCGAAGGACTTCGGCCGTGTTGCCGTGCTGTTCGGTGGCAAGAGCGCCGAGCGCGCCGTGTCGCTGAAATCCGGCAATGCGGTGCTTGAGGCGCTGCTGGGCGCTGGCGTCGATGCCTTCGGTATCGACGTGGGTGAGGACCTGCTGCAGCGTCTGCTGAGTGAAAAGATCGACCGTGCCTTCATCATTCTGCACGGCCGTGGCGGTGAAGACGGCAGCATGCAGGGCCTGCTGGAGTGCCTGGAGATTCCCTACACCGGTAGCGGCATCCTCGCCTCGGCCCTGGCCATGGACAAATTGCGTACCAAACAGGTCTGGCACAGCCTGGGCATTCCGACTCCACGCCATGCGGTGCTGGGCAGCGAAGCCGACTGTATTTCAGCCGGTGCGGAACTGGGTTTCCCTTTGATCGTCAAACCTGCCCATGAAGGCTCCAGTATCGGGATGGCCAAGGTGACCGGCGTCGACGATTTGATCGCCGCCTGGAGAGCTGCTGCCACCTACGATTCGCAAGTGTTGGTCGAACAATGGATTCAAGGTCCGGAGTACACCATTGCCACACTGCGTGGCCAGATTTTGCCGCCGATCGCCCTCGGCACCCCGCATTCGTTCTATGACTACGACGCCAAGTACCTGGCTTCCGATACCCAGTATCGGATCCCGTGCGGCCTCGACGACACCAAGGAAAAGGAACTGATGGACCTCACGGCGAAAGCCTGCGAGGCGCTCGGTATCGCCGGTTGGGCGCGTGCCGATGTGATGCAGGACGCCGAAGGGCAGTTCTGGTTCCTGGAAGTCAACACCGCCCCGGGCATGACTGACCACAGTCTGGTTCCGATGGCGGCACGTGCGGCCGGCCTCGATTTCCAGCAGTTGGTGCTGGCGATCCTGGCGGAAAGTGTCGCCAGCCACCCAGGGCCGAGAGGTTAA
- the murG gene encoding undecaprenyldiphospho-muramoylpentapeptide beta-N-acetylglucosaminyltransferase: protein MGANVLIMAGGTGGHVFPALACAREFQARGFTVHWLGTPRGIENELVPNAGLPLHLINVAGLRGKSKLSLLKAPFVLLRAVWQARKLMSQLKPVCVLGFGGYVTGPGGVAARLCGVPVIVHEQNAVAGTANRLLAPLAARVCEAFPNTFGASSKRRTTGNPVRSELFLETPRQALAGRPARLLILGGSLGAEPLNKLLPEALAQVPVEFRPEVFHQAGRNHDQVTSERYQAAGVEAQVAPFIKDMAQAYGWADLVVCRAGALTVSELAAAGLPSLLVPLPHAIDDHQTRNAEYLAGEGAAFLLPQRTTGAADLAARLTEVLMQPERLNTMASTARRLAKPDATRTVVEICLEVAHG, encoded by the coding sequence ATGGGCGCTAACGTATTGATCATGGCTGGCGGCACCGGCGGCCACGTGTTCCCGGCGCTGGCCTGCGCCCGCGAGTTCCAGGCGCGGGGTTTCACCGTGCACTGGTTGGGTACGCCGCGCGGTATCGAGAACGAGCTGGTGCCTAATGCCGGCTTGCCGTTGCACCTGATCAACGTCGCGGGTCTGCGCGGCAAGAGTAAACTGTCGCTGCTCAAGGCGCCGTTCGTGCTGCTGCGGGCGGTCTGGCAGGCGCGCAAGCTGATGAGCCAGTTGAAACCGGTCTGCGTGCTGGGCTTCGGTGGTTATGTCACCGGTCCCGGCGGTGTTGCGGCGCGCCTGTGCGGTGTACCGGTCATCGTGCACGAACAGAACGCCGTGGCGGGTACCGCGAACCGTCTGCTGGCGCCTCTGGCTGCCCGGGTCTGCGAGGCGTTCCCGAACACCTTCGGCGCCTCGAGCAAGCGCCGCACCACCGGCAACCCGGTGCGCTCCGAGCTGTTTCTGGAGACCCCGCGCCAGGCGCTGGCAGGGCGCCCGGCCCGCCTGCTGATCCTGGGGGGCAGCCTCGGTGCCGAACCGCTGAACAAACTGCTGCCCGAAGCACTGGCCCAGGTGCCGGTCGAATTCCGTCCGGAAGTCTTCCATCAGGCCGGTCGCAACCATGACCAGGTGACCTCCGAGCGCTACCAGGCTGCGGGTGTCGAGGCGCAGGTGGCGCCGTTTATCAAGGACATGGCCCAAGCCTATGGCTGGGCCGACCTGGTGGTCTGTCGCGCAGGCGCGTTGACCGTCAGTGAGCTGGCTGCGGCTGGTCTGCCCTCGTTGCTGGTGCCTTTGCCCCATGCGATCGACGATCACCAGACCCGCAATGCCGAATATTTGGCCGGGGAGGGCGCTGCCTTCCTGCTGCCGCAAAGAACGACTGGCGCCGCCGACCTGGCGGCACGCCTGACAGAGGTTTTGATGCAACCGGAACGACTGAACACCATGGCGAGCACCGCACGCCGCCTGGCCAAACCCGATGCCACCCGCACCGTCGTCGAGATCTGCTTGGAGGTGGCCCATGGTTGA
- the ftsW gene encoding putative lipid II flippase FtsW: protein MIFNIIKPYPSPIITGRGVDVDFPMLAGCLALLGLGLVMITSASSEVAAVQSGNALYHMIRHLIYLVIGLGACIATMMVPIATWQRMGFMMLVCAFGLLVMVLLPGIGREVNGSMRWIGFSFFNVQPSEIAKVFVVIYLAGYLVRRQKEVRESWMGFFKPFIVLLPMAGLLLMEPDFGATVVMMGAAAAMLFLGGVGLLRFGLMVLLAVVAVVVLIKAQPYRMARLTTFTDPWADQFGSGYQLTQALIAFGRGEWLGVGLGNSVQKQFYLPEAHTDFVFSVLAEELGAVGSLCTVALFVFVSVRAMYIGLWAEKAKQFFAAYMAYGLAFLWIGQFLINIGVNVGLLPTKGLTLPFLSYGGSSLVICCACLGLLLRIEWESRTHLGSEEMEFDESDFAEDTPHGR from the coding sequence ATGATTTTCAACATTATCAAACCGTATCCGTCGCCAATCATTACCGGTCGGGGTGTCGATGTCGATTTCCCGATGCTCGCCGGCTGCCTCGCATTGCTGGGTCTTGGCCTGGTGATGATTACCTCGGCTTCCTCCGAAGTGGCGGCCGTGCAGTCGGGCAACGCGCTGTATCACATGATCCGCCACCTGATTTACCTGGTGATCGGCCTGGGCGCCTGCATCGCTACGATGATGGTGCCGATCGCCACCTGGCAGCGCATGGGTTTCATGATGCTGGTGTGTGCCTTTGGTCTGCTGGTGATGGTGTTGCTGCCCGGTATCGGCCGTGAGGTGAACGGCTCGATGCGCTGGATCGGTTTCAGCTTCTTCAACGTGCAGCCCTCGGAAATCGCCAAGGTGTTCGTGGTGATCTACCTCGCCGGTTATCTGGTGCGACGCCAGAAGGAAGTGCGCGAGAGCTGGATGGGCTTTTTCAAACCGTTCATTGTGCTGCTGCCGATGGCTGGCCTGTTGCTGATGGAGCCGGACTTCGGCGCCACCGTGGTGATGATGGGCGCGGCGGCGGCGATGCTGTTTCTCGGCGGCGTTGGTCTGTTGCGCTTCGGCCTGATGGTGTTGCTGGCGGTGGTCGCGGTGGTGGTGCTGATCAAGGCACAACCTTACCGGATGGCGCGTCTGACCACCTTTACCGACCCTTGGGCCGACCAGTTCGGCTCCGGCTACCAGTTGACCCAGGCGCTGATCGCCTTCGGTCGCGGTGAATGGCTGGGCGTTGGCCTGGGCAATAGCGTGCAGAAGCAGTTCTACCTGCCGGAAGCCCATACCGACTTCGTGTTCTCCGTACTGGCTGAAGAGCTGGGTGCGGTCGGTTCGCTGTGCACGGTCGCGCTGTTCGTGTTCGTCAGCGTGCGGGCCATGTACATCGGCCTGTGGGCCGAGAAGGCCAAGCAGTTCTTTGCCGCCTACATGGCCTACGGCCTGGCTTTCCTGTGGATTGGTCAGTTCCTGATCAATATCGGCGTGAACGTCGGCCTGCTGCCGACCAAGGGTCTGACCTTGCCGTTCCTCAGCTATGGCGGCAGCTCCCTGGTGATCTGCTGTGCCTGTCTCGGCCTGCTATTGCGGATCGAGTGGGAGAGCCGAACCCATTTGGGCAGCGAAGAGATGGAATTCGATGAAAGCGACTTTGCGGAGGACACTCCCCATGGGCGCTAA
- the murC gene encoding UDP-N-acetylmuramate--L-alanine ligase, whose protein sequence is MVESQKAIPQPEMRRIRRIHFVGIGGVGMCGIAEVLLNLGYQVSGSDLKTSPVTDRLESFGAQIFIGHRSENAASADVLVVSSAVNKSNPEVATALERRIPVVPRAEMLAELMRYRHGIAVAGTHGKTTTTSLIASVFAAGGLDPTFVIGGRLNAAGTNAQLGTSRYLIAEADESDASFLHLQPMVAVVTNIDADHMDTYEGDFSKLKKTFVEFLHNLPFYGLAVVCLDDPVVREILPQIARPTVTYGVHEDADVRAINIRQAGMQTHFTVLRRDREPLDVSVNMPGNHNVLNSLATIAIATDEGISDEAIVQGLSGFQGVGRRFQVYGELPVDGGSVMLVDDYGHHPTEVAAVIKAVRGGWPERRLVMVYQPHRYTRTRDLYDDFVQVLADANVLLLMEVYPAGEEAIPGADSRQLCRSIRQRGQLDPIYIERGVDLAPLVKPLLQPGDILLCQGAGDIGGLAPQLLKSSLFAGAVAAAGAEKSK, encoded by the coding sequence ATGGTTGAAAGTCAGAAAGCCATTCCTCAGCCGGAAATGCGCCGTATCCGTCGCATTCACTTCGTCGGAATCGGCGGCGTGGGCATGTGCGGGATTGCCGAAGTGCTGCTGAATCTGGGTTACCAGGTGTCCGGCTCCGACCTGAAAACCTCGCCGGTCACCGACCGGCTCGAGTCGTTCGGCGCGCAGATCTTCATCGGTCACCGTTCCGAAAACGCCGCCAGCGCCGATGTGCTGGTGGTATCGAGCGCCGTGAACAAATCCAACCCGGAAGTCGCGACCGCCCTCGAACGTCGTATTCCGGTGGTACCACGGGCCGAGATGCTCGCCGAGCTGATGCGCTATCGCCACGGCATCGCGGTCGCCGGTACCCACGGCAAGACCACCACCACCAGCCTGATCGCTTCGGTGTTCGCCGCTGGCGGTCTCGATCCGACCTTCGTCATCGGTGGCCGACTGAACGCCGCGGGCACCAATGCCCAGCTCGGCACCAGTCGCTACCTGATCGCCGAAGCCGATGAAAGCGACGCCAGCTTCCTGCACCTGCAGCCGATGGTGGCCGTGGTCACCAACATCGACGCCGACCACATGGACACCTACGAGGGCGACTTCAGCAAGCTGAAGAAAACCTTCGTCGAATTCCTCCACAACCTGCCGTTCTATGGCTTGGCCGTGGTCTGCCTGGACGATCCGGTGGTGCGTGAAATCCTTCCGCAGATCGCCCGTCCGACCGTGACCTATGGGGTTCACGAAGACGCCGATGTGCGCGCGATCAACATCCGCCAGGCCGGCATGCAGACCCATTTCACCGTACTGCGCCGCGACCGCGAGCCGCTGGACGTGTCGGTGAACATGCCGGGCAACCACAACGTGCTGAACTCCCTGGCGACCATCGCCATCGCCACCGACGAGGGCATCAGCGATGAAGCCATCGTCCAGGGCCTGTCGGGCTTCCAGGGCGTCGGTCGACGCTTCCAGGTCTACGGCGAATTGCCGGTGGACGGCGGCAGCGTGATGCTGGTCGACGACTACGGCCACCACCCGACCGAAGTCGCGGCGGTGATCAAGGCCGTGCGTGGCGGCTGGCCGGAGCGTCGTCTGGTGATGGTCTATCAGCCGCACCGCTATACCCGCACCCGCGATCTGTACGACGACTTCGTCCAGGTCCTGGCCGATGCCAACGTCCTGTTGTTGATGGAAGTCTATCCGGCGGGTGAAGAAGCCATTCCGGGGGCGGACAGCCGCCAGTTGTGCCGCAGCATTCGTCAGCGTGGTCAGCTCGACCCGATCTACATCGAGCGTGGCGTCGACCTGGCGCCGCTGGTCAAGCCGCTGCTGCAGCCGGGCGACATCCTGTTGTGCCAGGGCGCCGGTGATATCGGCGGTCTCGCGCCGCAATTGCTCAAGAGTTCGTTGTTCGCAGGTGCGGTTGCCGCAGCCGGCGCGGAGAAGTCGAAATGA
- the ftsZ gene encoding cell division protein FtsZ, with protein sequence MFELVDNVPQSPVIKVIGVGGGGGNAVNHMVKSNIEGVEFICANTDAQALKNIGARTILQLGTGVTKGLGAGANPEVGRQAALEDRERIAEVLQGTNMVFITTGMGGGTGTGAAPIIAEVAKEMGILTVAVVTRPFPFEGRKRMQIADEGIRALSESVDSLITIPNEKLLTILGKDASLLSAFAKADDVLAGAVRGISDIIKRPGMINVDFADVRTVMSEMGMAMMGTGCASGPNRAREATEAAIRNPLLEDVNLQGARGILVNITAGPDLSLGEYSDVGSIIEAFASEHAMVKVGTVIDPDMRDELHVTVVATGLGARIEKPVKVIDNTLQTASQPAATQAPAAARQELPSVNYRDLDRPTVMRNQAQAGAATAAKMNPQDDLDYLDIPAFLRRQAD encoded by the coding sequence ATGTTTGAACTCGTAGACAACGTCCCACAAAGTCCGGTAATCAAGGTTATCGGCGTCGGCGGTGGCGGTGGCAACGCCGTTAACCATATGGTCAAGAGCAACATTGAAGGCGTCGAGTTCATCTGCGCCAACACCGATGCCCAGGCGCTGAAGAACATTGGCGCACGGACCATCCTGCAACTGGGCACCGGCGTGACCAAGGGCCTTGGCGCTGGCGCCAACCCGGAAGTCGGTCGTCAGGCCGCTCTGGAAGACCGCGAGCGTATCGCTGAAGTGCTGCAAGGCACCAACATGGTCTTCATCACCACCGGCATGGGTGGCGGTACCGGTACCGGTGCAGCCCCGATCATCGCCGAAGTGGCCAAGGAAATGGGCATCCTCACCGTTGCGGTGGTGACCCGTCCGTTCCCGTTCGAAGGCCGCAAGCGCATGCAGATCGCCGATGAGGGCATCCGCGCGCTGAGCGAAAGCGTCGACTCGTTGATCACCATTCCCAACGAGAAGCTGCTGACCATCCTGGGCAAGGACGCCAGCCTGCTGTCGGCGTTCGCCAAGGCTGACGATGTACTGGCCGGTGCCGTTCGCGGTATCTCCGACATCATCAAGCGTCCAGGCATGATCAACGTCGACTTCGCCGACGTACGCACCGTGATGAGCGAAATGGGCATGGCGATGATGGGCACTGGCTGCGCCAGCGGTCCGAACCGTGCGCGTGAAGCCACCGAGGCGGCGATCCGCAACCCGTTGCTGGAAGATGTGAACCTGCAAGGTGCACGCGGCATCCTGGTGAATATCACCGCCGGTCCTGACCTGTCCCTGGGTGAGTACTCCGACGTCGGTAGCATCATCGAAGCCTTTGCTTCCGAGCACGCCATGGTCAAGGTCGGTACCGTTATCGATCCGGACATGCGCGACGAGCTGCACGTGACCGTGGTCGCCACCGGTCTGGGTGCCCGCATCGAGAAACCTGTGAAGGTCATCGACAACACCCTGCAGACTGCCAGTCAGCCGGCCGCCACTCAGGCACCTGCTGCCGCACGTCAGGAACTGCCGTCGGTGAACTACCGCGACCTGGATCGTCCGACCGTCATGCGCAACCAGGCCCAGGCCGGGGCTGCGACTGCCGCGAAGATGAATCCGCAGGACGATCTGGACTATCTGGATATCCCGGCCTTCCTGCGTCGCCAGGCCGATTGA